The following are from one region of the Actinopolyspora halophila DSM 43834 genome:
- the hemQ gene encoding hydrogen peroxide-dependent heme synthase, protein MARLNYAELNETIRYTMWSVFRVRPGELPEDREKPGAATKEFLDGLEDSSDVVVRGVYDVSGLRADADFLIWWHGPRIEDVQAAYTDFRRDTPLGRASDPVWSNVAVHRPAEFNKSHVPAFLAGEEPRAYVCVYPFVRSYEWYLLPDEERREMLVEHGKEARDYPDVRANTVPAFALGDYEWILSFEADELYRLVDVMRRLRATQARLHVREETPFYTGHRVEPETLVARLP, encoded by the coding sequence ATGGCCCGCCTGAACTATGCCGAACTGAACGAGACGATCCGTTACACCATGTGGTCGGTGTTTCGGGTTCGCCCCGGCGAGCTGCCCGAGGACAGGGAAAAACCCGGGGCCGCGACCAAGGAGTTCCTGGACGGCCTCGAGGACTCCTCCGACGTCGTGGTGCGCGGTGTCTACGACGTGTCCGGTCTGCGCGCGGACGCCGATTTCCTGATCTGGTGGCACGGGCCGCGCATCGAGGACGTGCAGGCGGCTTACACGGATTTCCGGCGCGACACCCCGCTGGGCCGGGCGAGTGACCCGGTGTGGAGCAACGTGGCGGTGCACCGGCCCGCCGAGTTCAACAAGAGCCACGTCCCGGCTTTCCTGGCCGGCGAGGAACCCCGTGCCTACGTGTGCGTCTACCCGTTCGTGCGTTCCTACGAGTGGTACCTGCTTCCGGACGAGGAGCGCAGGGAAATGCTCGTCGAGCACGGCAAGGAGGCGCGGGACTACCCGGACGTGCGCGCCAACACGGTCCCTGCCTTCGCGCTGGGGGACTACGAGTGGATCCTGTCCTTCGAGGCAGACGAGCTCTACAGGCTGGTCGACGTGATGCGCAGGCTGCGGGCGACCCAGGCCCGGTTGCACGTGCGCGAGGAGACGCCCTTCTACACCGGTCACCGCGTCGAGCCGGAGACGTTGGTCGCACGGCTTCCGTGA
- a CDS encoding alkaline shock response membrane anchor protein AmaP, whose amino-acid sequence MTTEQPSTTTGGKRPPAGLSRSLAFERAATSAMGVIALATGVLALLVGSGVLGTYRARRPLLDPLAQSWVTGNPGIALTAAAILGIVLVVLGIWWITHALRPETRPNLHLGGGAAGRTSLSGSALSEAVRADAREVTGVVGARVRTTGTPERPGLRMVLSLRDDTDIGRVWDELDHKVLSRARSVLETETLPTVIKLELDRSRGQRVR is encoded by the coding sequence ATGACGACAGAACAGCCGAGCACGACAACGGGCGGAAAACGTCCCCCGGCCGGACTTTCCCGCTCGCTGGCCTTCGAACGAGCGGCCACCTCGGCCATGGGGGTGATCGCCCTGGCCACGGGGGTGCTCGCGCTGTTGGTGGGCTCCGGAGTCCTCGGCACCTACCGCGCCCGTCGCCCACTGCTCGACCCGCTCGCGCAAAGTTGGGTGACCGGAAACCCGGGGATCGCACTCACGGCGGCGGCGATCCTGGGGATCGTGCTGGTGGTGCTGGGGATCTGGTGGATCACGCACGCGCTGCGCCCCGAAACGCGGCCGAACCTCCACCTGGGGGGCGGAGCCGCGGGCAGGACCTCGCTGTCCGGCTCCGCGCTGAGCGAGGCCGTCCGCGCGGACGCGCGCGAGGTGACCGGTGTCGTCGGGGCCAGGGTGCGCACCACGGGGACCCCGGAGCGCCCCGGCCTCCGCATGGTGCTGTCGCTGCGCGACGACACGGACATCGGCCGGGTGTGGGACGAGCTGGACCACAAGGTGCTGTCCAGGGCACGCAGCGTCCTGGAAACCGAAACGCTGCCCACCGTCATAAAGCTGGAACTGGACCGCTCCCGCGGGCAACGGGTTCGCTGA
- a CDS encoding DUF2273 domain-containing protein translates to MNATQTGLLAGLILGVAVAVGGFTAFLITVAVGVIGFGVGRFVDGGMEIGDLFGRGRDR, encoded by the coding sequence TTGAACGCAACCCAGACCGGTTTGCTGGCCGGACTGATCCTCGGAGTAGCGGTGGCCGTGGGAGGCTTCACCGCCTTCCTGATCACGGTAGCCGTGGGTGTGATCGGTTTCGGCGTCGGCCGCTTCGTGGACGGCGGCATGGAGATCGGCGACCTGTTCGGACGGGGCAGGGACCGTTGA
- a CDS encoding alpha/beta hydrolase, producing the protein MPRIIGRACAVLLLLVVAGCSAGPSDRPAVAYRGSEQQVPPDRGTPQQQPVPPLGPRSQDALGWRDCTATTKNELGEADVPDGTRFSCTHLNTSLSPTGTRRRGTMQLSLLGVGTGKIPLVVVNDVRGEQGTTFAARLALHLPERMLREYTVIGMDRRGTGESDAANCVPAQNRETITGFDPRATEKSELDELNDSIRSASKECLLELEQRAQAYDTRRAADDLEELRIELGVPRLHAIGRGEGSRVLTTYAQQHPGSVGRTVLDGAPDPVLESLARTKQQARSAERTFDAFASACGDSGNCPLGDDPRALLDGLVERARADGLPTADEPLRSGELIRAVLHGLTDRGSWPHLETALAAADDGDASELAVFVRSPDPDVNRLDARMITRCNDTMLRLPPERATDVAREWADSLPLFGGMFAQRLVQCSLWPRPQEALPAPESGELPPVPVISTKHDPLTPAEGSKNMAGRLSSGIAVNWLGSGHGALGESDCVTRLVGRFFTDGEVPPEGTACPA; encoded by the coding sequence GTGCCGCGCATCATCGGACGAGCCTGCGCCGTCTTGTTGCTACTGGTGGTCGCGGGGTGTTCGGCGGGTCCTTCGGACCGCCCCGCGGTGGCCTACCGCGGCAGTGAGCAGCAGGTTCCTCCCGACCGCGGAACCCCCCAGCAGCAACCGGTCCCCCCGCTCGGCCCGCGGAGTCAGGACGCGCTCGGTTGGCGCGATTGCACCGCGACGACGAAGAACGAGCTCGGCGAAGCCGACGTCCCCGACGGAACGCGGTTCTCGTGCACGCACCTGAACACCAGCCTCAGCCCCACGGGAACGCGGCGCAGGGGGACGATGCAGCTCTCACTGCTCGGAGTCGGAACCGGCAAGATCCCGCTGGTCGTGGTCAACGACGTCCGCGGTGAGCAGGGGACGACCTTCGCCGCCCGGCTCGCCCTGCACCTTCCCGAGAGGATGCTGCGCGAGTACACCGTCATCGGAATGGACCGCAGGGGCACCGGTGAATCGGACGCAGCCAACTGCGTCCCCGCACAGAACCGCGAAACCATAACGGGGTTCGATCCGCGGGCCACCGAGAAGTCCGAGCTGGACGAGCTGAACGACTCGATCCGCTCGGCCAGCAAGGAGTGCCTGCTCGAACTCGAACAGCGCGCCCAGGCCTACGACACCAGACGAGCCGCCGACGATCTGGAGGAACTGCGCATCGAGCTGGGGGTGCCGCGGCTGCACGCCATCGGCCGCGGCGAGGGCTCACGTGTGCTGACGACCTACGCGCAGCAGCACCCCGGCTCGGTGGGCAGAACGGTCCTCGACGGGGCGCCCGACCCGGTGCTCGAGTCGCTGGCCCGCACGAAGCAGCAGGCACGCAGCGCCGAACGCACCTTCGACGCCTTCGCCTCCGCGTGCGGTGATTCGGGGAACTGCCCGTTGGGCGATGATCCACGCGCGCTGCTGGACGGACTCGTCGAGCGGGCGCGGGCGGACGGTCTGCCCACCGCGGACGAACCGCTGCGGTCCGGCGAGCTGATTCGCGCGGTGCTGCACGGACTCACCGACAGGGGCTCCTGGCCGCACCTCGAGACGGCACTGGCCGCGGCGGACGACGGGGACGCGAGCGAACTCGCGGTGTTCGTCCGCTCCCCGGATCCGGATGTGAACCGACTGGACGCGCGCATGATCACGCGCTGCAACGACACGATGTTGCGCCTGCCACCCGAGCGCGCGACCGACGTCGCCCGCGAGTGGGCCGACAGTCTTCCGCTGTTCGGCGGAATGTTCGCGCAACGGCTGGTTCAGTGCTCCCTGTGGCCGCGCCCCCAGGAAGCACTTCCGGCGCCCGAGAGCGGCGAGCTCCCGCCCGTCCCGGTGATCAGCACCAAGCACGATCCGCTCACCCCCGCCGAGGGAAGCAAGAACATGGCGGGCAGGTTGTCCAGCGGGATCGCGGTGAACTGGCTGGGAAGCGGTCACGGCGCGCTCGGGGAGTCGGACTGCGTCACCAGGCTCGTGGGGCGCTTCTTCACGGACGGCGAGGTGCCCCCCGAGGGCACGGCCTGCCCGGCCTGA
- a CDS encoding DUF6286 domain-containing protein, giving the protein MRPFVRFLTVLLGLLLLAAGVLLLVELVWKVTPPLEGTFLLEWTALETELRTLSWNTPVVRTGAAVAVVLGVLLLLFGLRAGRGDIRLHDPAEGVAVVTEPRSLARLVGRKMREQEGVAKATVVARRKAVRVTAVSELTEVGDLERKLTDTARATIDDLPLVTTPRVSVTVRPAKRR; this is encoded by the coding sequence ATGCGCCCATTCGTCCGATTCCTGACAGTGCTGCTCGGCCTGCTCCTGCTCGCTGCGGGAGTGCTGCTGCTGGTCGAACTCGTGTGGAAGGTGACCCCTCCGCTCGAGGGGACGTTCCTGCTGGAGTGGACTGCCCTCGAAACCGAGCTGCGAACGCTTTCCTGGAACACCCCCGTGGTGCGGACGGGCGCGGCCGTCGCGGTGGTCCTCGGCGTGCTGCTGCTGTTGTTCGGCCTGCGGGCCGGACGCGGTGACATCCGACTGCACGATCCCGCCGAGGGCGTCGCCGTGGTCACCGAACCGCGTTCGCTCGCCAGGCTGGTGGGACGCAAGATGCGTGAGCAGGAGGGCGTGGCCAAGGCCACGGTCGTGGCACGGCGCAAAGCGGTGCGCGTGACAGCGGTCAGCGAGCTCACCGAAGTCGGCGACCTCGAGCGGAAGCTGACGGACACGGCACGTGCCACGATCGACGACCTGCCACTGGTCACCACTCCGCGGGTTTCCGTGACGGTTCGCCCCGCCAAACGGAGATGA
- the msrB gene encoding peptide-methionine (R)-S-oxide reductase MsrB — MDPVVGATPKVVKSEQQWREQLGSEEYAVLRKGATEPPYSGEYVEEKSEGVYECRACGAELFRSTTKFESHCGWPSFWDPSESDAVLLREDRSHGMVRVEVLCASCHGHLGHVFEGEGYSTPTDQRYCINSVALRLVESGESES; from the coding sequence ATGGATCCGGTAGTGGGAGCCACCCCCAAGGTCGTCAAGTCCGAACAGCAGTGGCGGGAGCAGCTCGGCTCCGAGGAGTACGCCGTGCTGCGCAAGGGAGCCACGGAACCCCCGTACAGCGGGGAGTACGTCGAGGAGAAGTCCGAGGGCGTCTACGAGTGCCGGGCCTGCGGGGCGGAGCTCTTCCGCAGCACGACCAAGTTCGAGTCGCACTGCGGTTGGCCGTCCTTCTGGGATCCGAGTGAATCCGACGCCGTGCTGCTGCGCGAGGACCGCTCACACGGAATGGTCCGCGTCGAAGTGCTCTGCGCCTCGTGCCACGGCCACCTCGGGCACGTTTTCGAGGGCGAGGGTTACTCCACCCCGACCGACCAGCGCTACTGCATCAACTCGGTCGCGCTGCGACTCGTGGAAAGCGGTGAGTCCGAGAGCTGA
- the rocD gene encoding ornithine--oxo-acid transaminase, which translates to MTAAVPGVRDTPSETSDFLALDEAYSTHNYHPLPVVLATASGARMTDVDGHSYLDFLAGYSALNFGHRHPDLVAAATEQLNRVTLTSRAFHHDQFGPFCRELAELTGTEMVLPMNSGAEAVESAIKVARKWSYRVKGVPEERAEIIVAGSNFHGRTTTLVSFSTDPDARAEYGPYTPGFVVTEYGDAGAVEEAITPNTAAVLVEPIQGESGVVVPPEGYLRRLRELCDDNDVLLVSDEIQSGLARTGELLATDHEGVRADLYTLGKALGGGIVPVSAVVGDRSVLGVLRPGEHGSTFGGNPLACAVGRAVVRLLSDGWFQRRARELGERLHRRLDELLGHGVSEVRGRGLWAGVDISPGGPDGRQVCERLLQHGVLCKQTQDNTLRMAPPLVISPEDLETGLDAIAEVLTPR; encoded by the coding sequence ATGACAGCGGCCGTACCCGGCGTGCGCGACACGCCCTCCGAGACTTCCGACTTCCTCGCTTTGGACGAGGCCTACTCCACGCACAACTACCACCCGCTTCCGGTGGTGCTCGCGACGGCGTCCGGAGCCCGGATGACCGATGTGGACGGTCACAGCTATCTGGACTTCCTCGCGGGGTACTCGGCGCTGAACTTCGGACACCGCCACCCCGATCTCGTCGCCGCCGCGACGGAACAGCTCAACCGGGTGACCCTCACCAGCAGGGCCTTCCACCACGACCAGTTCGGTCCGTTCTGTCGCGAACTCGCCGAACTCACCGGCACGGAGATGGTGCTGCCCATGAACTCCGGGGCCGAGGCGGTGGAGTCCGCGATCAAGGTGGCCCGCAAGTGGTCCTACCGGGTCAAGGGGGTTCCCGAGGAACGAGCCGAGATCATCGTGGCCGGCTCGAACTTCCACGGCCGGACCACCACGCTCGTCTCCTTCTCCACCGATCCCGACGCCCGCGCCGAGTACGGGCCCTACACCCCGGGATTCGTCGTCACCGAGTACGGCGACGCCGGAGCCGTCGAGGAGGCCATCACCCCGAACACCGCCGCGGTGCTCGTCGAACCGATCCAGGGCGAGTCGGGGGTGGTTGTCCCTCCGGAAGGGTATCTGCGCAGGTTGCGGGAGCTGTGCGACGACAACGACGTGCTGTTGGTCTCGGACGAGATCCAGTCCGGGCTGGCCCGCACCGGAGAACTGCTGGCCACCGATCACGAGGGGGTCCGCGCCGACCTGTACACCCTGGGCAAAGCACTGGGCGGCGGGATCGTTCCCGTGTCGGCCGTGGTCGGCGACCGTTCCGTCCTCGGAGTCCTCCGCCCCGGAGAGCACGGATCCACCTTCGGCGGGAACCCGTTGGCCTGCGCCGTGGGACGTGCCGTCGTGCGCCTGCTGTCCGACGGGTGGTTCCAGCGGAGAGCACGCGAACTCGGCGAACGGTTGCACCGGCGCCTCGACGAACTCCTCGGTCACGGCGTCTCCGAGGTGCGCGGACGTGGCCTGTGGGCCGGGGTGGACATCTCCCCCGGAGGCCCCGACGGCCGCCAGGTCTGCGAACGACTCCTCCAGCACGGTGTGCTGTGCAAGCAGACCCAGGACAACACACTGCGCATGGCCCCGCCCCTGGTCATCTCCCCCGAGGACCTCGAAACCGGGTTGGACGCGATCGCGGAGGTACTCACCCCCCGCTGA
- a CDS encoding Asp23/Gls24 family envelope stress response protein has protein sequence MSQSGGTQSSSTSSSTRSGSEQSSGNDVTGIPESRSGGPPARLADDTGEGKTSIASSVVQKIAGIAAREISGVHSMGGGVSRAFGALRERIPGGNGSSNISGVQVEVGERQTAIDLDIVVEYGAAIVDLARSVRRNVINSVERMCGLEVTEVNISVNDVHLPSDDEEDSSGTTGSGSRVQ, from the coding sequence ATGAGCCAGTCCGGTGGCACGCAGTCGTCCTCGACATCGTCCTCGACGCGTTCCGGTTCGGAGCAGTCGAGCGGCAACGACGTAACCGGCATCCCGGAATCCCGCTCCGGTGGCCCCCCGGCCCGACTGGCCGACGACACCGGCGAGGGCAAGACCAGCATCGCCTCGTCCGTCGTACAGAAAATCGCGGGCATAGCGGCCCGGGAGATATCGGGGGTTCACTCGATGGGCGGAGGGGTCTCCCGCGCTTTCGGCGCCCTGCGGGAACGGATCCCCGGCGGGAACGGGAGTTCCAACATCTCCGGTGTGCAGGTGGAGGTCGGCGAACGGCAGACCGCGATCGATCTGGACATCGTCGTGGAGTACGGGGCGGCCATCGTGGATCTCGCCCGTTCCGTGCGCCGCAATGTGATCAACAGCGTGGAGCGGATGTGCGGGCTCGAGGTCACCGAGGTCAACATCTCGGTCAACGATGTCCACCTGCCCTCCGACGACGAGGAGGACAGCAGCGGAACCACCGGGAGCGGATCACGCGTGCAATGA
- the zapE gene encoding cell division protein ZapE: MSTSRLVEHHPELGSEELVAALTPPPRFDEARFENYVPNPEEPSQAEAVETCREFASEVGDSSSKGGSWFRTLFGRGSKSAVNGGRRPGLYLDGGFGVGKTHLLASIWHAVEGPKAYATFVELTNLVGILGFNEAVRRLSGHRFLAIDEFELDDPGDTMLVTQLLSKLTEAGVRVAATSNTLPDKLGEGRFAAVDFLREIHAMAERFRVVRIDGPDYRHRDVADPPEPVDDAELRELAAATPASTFDDFEELCAHLQRVHPSKYGRMVDEVTAVHLSGVHAAPNQGVALRLVALADRLYDRAVPVRNSGSSLSALFTEEMLEGGYRKKYLRALSRLTALSRELVSS, encoded by the coding sequence ATGAGCACCTCGCGCCTGGTGGAACACCATCCCGAACTGGGTTCCGAGGAGTTGGTGGCCGCGCTGACACCGCCGCCGCGTTTCGACGAGGCCCGGTTCGAGAACTACGTTCCGAACCCGGAGGAACCGAGCCAGGCCGAGGCGGTCGAGACCTGTCGCGAGTTCGCCTCGGAGGTCGGCGACTCCTCCTCCAAGGGCGGTTCGTGGTTCCGGACGCTGTTCGGTCGTGGTTCCAAGTCCGCGGTGAACGGCGGGCGGCGGCCCGGGTTGTACCTGGACGGCGGGTTCGGTGTGGGCAAGACGCACCTGCTGGCCTCGATCTGGCACGCCGTGGAAGGTCCGAAGGCCTACGCCACCTTCGTCGAGCTCACCAACCTCGTGGGGATTCTCGGGTTCAACGAGGCCGTGCGCAGGCTGTCCGGTCATCGTTTCCTGGCGATCGACGAGTTCGAGCTCGACGACCCGGGGGACACGATGCTGGTGACCCAGCTGTTGTCCAAGCTGACCGAGGCCGGGGTGCGGGTGGCCGCCACCTCGAACACGCTGCCGGACAAGCTCGGGGAGGGCAGGTTCGCGGCGGTGGACTTCCTGCGCGAGATCCACGCCATGGCCGAGCGGTTCAGGGTGGTGCGCATCGACGGACCCGACTACCGCCACCGGGACGTGGCCGATCCGCCGGAGCCGGTGGACGACGCGGAGCTTCGCGAGCTGGCCGCAGCCACCCCCGCGAGCACCTTCGACGACTTCGAGGAGCTGTGCGCGCACCTGCAGCGGGTGCACCCGTCGAAGTACGGGCGGATGGTCGACGAGGTCACCGCGGTGCATCTGAGCGGGGTACACGCCGCTCCCAACCAGGGGGTGGCCCTCCGGCTGGTCGCGCTGGCCGATCGGCTCTACGACCGCGCCGTGCCCGTGCGGAACTCGGGGAGTTCGCTGTCCGCCCTGTTCACGGAGGAGATGCTCGAGGGCGGCTATCGGAAGAAGTACCTGCGCGCCTTGAGCAGGCTCACCGCGCTGTCCAGGGAGCTCGTCAGCTCGTGA
- a CDS encoding Asp23/Gls24 family envelope stress response protein codes for MTGTLDSTKPSVEDERAEPAQRGRLRIDRSVLRKIAEHAADLEADCVRVKRRVAGIGMGEHGAAAHVTGPDQQLHVHLDLALRYPAPVTSTVRSIRERVRGELDRVAGCRVASVDVRVTALVPHASAPRVE; via the coding sequence TTGACCGGCACACTCGATTCCACGAAACCCTCCGTCGAGGACGAGCGCGCCGAACCCGCCCAGCGGGGGCGGCTGCGGATCGACCGGTCCGTACTGCGCAAGATCGCCGAACACGCCGCGGACCTCGAGGCGGACTGCGTACGGGTCAAACGCCGCGTCGCGGGGATCGGGATGGGTGAGCACGGTGCCGCGGCACACGTGACCGGCCCCGACCAGCAGCTGCACGTGCACCTCGACCTCGCGTTGCGCTACCCGGCCCCCGTGACGAGCACCGTCCGGTCCATCCGTGAACGCGTGAGGGGCGAGCTGGACCGCGTGGCGGGGTGCCGGGTCGCCTCGGTCGACGTGCGGGTAACCGCGCTGGTCCCGCATGCGTCCGCCCCGCGAGTGGAGTGA
- a CDS encoding dihydrofolate reductase family protein yields MHQLWPTSATKQVDSSLSGIDALEEFYSYPAALSRPWVRVNFVSGLDGAVAVHGSSRGLSSPTDQRVLGLIRDLSDVVLVGAGTALAEGYRGVRRTEVRSRRRSEHGLSELPPIAVVSSNGSVPVDSPLITDAIATPIVLTSSAAPRQWRSELSDAGADVIVAGAEEVDPTTALRELGERGLYRIGCEGGPRLFDSLIAADVVDELCLTISPLLTGGRAGRIATGAGAGTPRGMRLLSALHVDDSVLLLRYGRAPE; encoded by the coding sequence ATGCACCAGCTGTGGCCAACTTCCGCAACGAAACAGGTGGACAGCTCCCTCTCCGGCATCGATGCCCTGGAGGAGTTCTACTCCTACCCCGCCGCGCTGAGCCGCCCGTGGGTGAGAGTGAACTTCGTCTCCGGTCTCGACGGGGCGGTCGCGGTGCACGGCAGTTCGCGGGGCCTGTCCAGTCCGACGGACCAACGAGTGCTCGGCCTGATAAGAGATCTCTCCGATGTCGTGCTCGTCGGCGCGGGAACGGCGTTGGCCGAGGGATACCGCGGGGTGCGCCGCACCGAGGTCCGCAGCAGGCGGCGCAGTGAGCACGGACTGAGCGAGCTACCTCCGATCGCGGTGGTGAGCTCCAACGGCTCGGTCCCAGTCGACTCCCCGCTCATAACCGACGCGATCGCGACCCCGATCGTGCTGACCAGTTCGGCCGCACCGCGGCAGTGGCGCTCCGAGCTCTCGGACGCGGGGGCCGATGTGATCGTCGCGGGAGCCGAGGAGGTCGATCCGACGACCGCGCTGCGGGAGCTGGGGGAACGCGGGTTGTACCGGATCGGCTGCGAAGGAGGCCCCCGGCTGTTCGACTCGCTCATAGCCGCCGACGTGGTCGACGAACTCTGCCTGACGATCTCTCCACTGCTGACCGGGGGGCGGGCGGGCAGGATCGCCACGGGCGCCGGTGCGGGAACGCCACGCGGGATGCGGCTGCTCTCGGCGCTGCACGTCGATGATTCCGTGCTGCTGCTCCGCTACGGAAGAGCTCCGGAGTGA
- the hemG gene encoding protoporphyrinogen oxidase, whose protein sequence is MSRVAVVGGGVSGLTAAYRLRRLLGETAEIVVLDQADRLGGKLHTPRLGGRGYDLGAEAFLARRPEVTRLAEELGLGSELVHPSGASARIRAGGTVHPLPSGMFMGVPASAEAVRHVLSGSACRAVAAEPELPPLRMVGNDASVGELLRERFGAEVVERLVEPLLGGVYGGSADALGLRATMPGLATALDAGAKSLTEAVNEAMPAPAPGGSAKPPVFGAFAAGYETLVNALEHRSGARIERGVTVRRLWRAGGGWSLATGSAARPGRLDVDAVVLAVPAPAARGLLAESVPEASAGFAEISLASMAVVGLALPAEVELPSPSGVLVARGERHRDGTAFTAKAFTLSSRKWPHLRGLGGEPLVRASVGRGEPGELRLDDAELLRRVRADLAELTGLTAEPVDTAVVRWGGGLPQYGVGHAEKVAGIEDAVSRAPGLEVAGASLHGVGVPACVGTGETAAVGIGEFLAGAG, encoded by the coding sequence ATGAGCAGGGTGGCCGTCGTCGGGGGCGGGGTCTCCGGGCTGACCGCCGCTTACCGGTTGCGCCGTCTGCTGGGGGAGACGGCCGAGATCGTCGTGCTCGACCAGGCGGACCGGCTCGGGGGGAAGCTGCACACTCCCCGGCTCGGGGGGCGAGGCTACGACCTCGGAGCCGAAGCGTTCCTCGCACGTCGTCCCGAGGTCACCCGGTTGGCCGAGGAACTGGGGCTCGGTTCGGAACTGGTGCACCCGAGCGGGGCCTCGGCGCGGATCAGGGCAGGCGGCACGGTCCATCCGCTGCCGAGCGGGATGTTCATGGGAGTTCCCGCCTCGGCCGAGGCCGTTCGCCACGTGTTGTCCGGGAGCGCGTGCCGCGCGGTCGCCGCGGAGCCCGAGCTGCCACCGCTCCGGATGGTGGGCAACGACGCCTCGGTGGGCGAACTGCTCCGCGAGCGGTTCGGTGCCGAGGTCGTGGAGCGCCTCGTGGAGCCGTTGCTCGGCGGGGTCTACGGAGGTTCGGCCGACGCGCTGGGGCTGCGCGCTACCATGCCGGGGTTGGCGACCGCGCTGGACGCGGGCGCGAAGTCGTTGACCGAGGCGGTCAACGAGGCGATGCCCGCCCCGGCCCCCGGAGGAAGTGCCAAACCCCCCGTGTTCGGGGCCTTCGCGGCAGGTTACGAAACCCTGGTCAACGCCCTGGAACATCGTTCGGGTGCTCGGATCGAACGTGGGGTCACCGTGCGCCGGTTGTGGCGGGCGGGGGGCGGCTGGTCCCTTGCCACGGGCTCCGCTGCCCGTCCGGGAAGGCTCGACGTCGATGCCGTGGTGCTCGCGGTGCCCGCCCCCGCGGCCCGCGGGTTGCTGGCCGAGAGCGTTCCCGAGGCTTCCGCGGGATTCGCGGAGATCTCGCTGGCTTCGATGGCCGTTGTGGGCCTGGCCCTCCCGGCCGAGGTCGAGCTGCCGTCGCCCTCGGGCGTGCTCGTCGCGCGCGGGGAGCGGCACCGGGACGGAACGGCCTTCACCGCCAAGGCCTTCACCCTCTCCAGCCGCAAGTGGCCGCATTTGCGCGGGCTCGGCGGTGAGCCTCTCGTGCGGGCCTCGGTCGGCAGGGGCGAACCCGGCGAGCTCCGGCTCGACGACGCCGAGTTGCTGCGTCGGGTCCGTGCCGATCTGGCCGAGCTGACCGGTTTGACGGCCGAGCCCGTCGACACCGCCGTCGTCCGGTGGGGTGGTGGACTGCCGCAGTACGGGGTCGGCCACGCGGAGAAGGTGGCCGGGATCGAGGACGCGGTCTCCCGTGCCCCAGGGCTCGAGGTCGCCGGTGCGTCGCTGCACGGAGTGGGTGTGCCCGCCTGCGTGGGCACGGGTGAGACGGCCGCGGTGGGGATCGGCGAATTCCTCGCGGGGGCGGGCTGA
- a CDS encoding EamA family transporter — translation MEHTEEVAVGRHPLGRLGRLSGRAFGAVPPPMLVVTGMISLQVGAAFAKQLFALAGAFGVSAIRLTFAALVLLLVWRPSLRMDRRTFLVVAGYGAVLAGMNASIYQAFERIPLGVAVTIEFLGPLSVAVFGSRRKLDVVWAVLAALGVLLLSRVEGGLDPVGVGCALLAAVFWAGYIIMGAKLGDRTTGGGGLAVGMTVGAVLVLPFGVVESNTALLRPEVLAVGLVVALMSSVLPYSMELEALRRIPPRVFGVLMSLEPAVAALAGLVVLREGLGALQWLAVCCVVLASIGATRSGQRG, via the coding sequence GTGGAGCACACGGAAGAGGTAGCGGTCGGTCGGCATCCCCTCGGGCGGCTCGGCAGGCTGTCGGGACGGGCGTTCGGGGCGGTTCCGCCGCCGATGCTCGTGGTCACCGGGATGATCAGCCTGCAGGTCGGTGCCGCCTTCGCCAAGCAGCTCTTCGCCCTGGCCGGGGCGTTCGGGGTCAGCGCGATCAGGCTCACCTTCGCGGCCCTGGTGCTGCTGCTGGTGTGGCGCCCTTCCCTGCGGATGGACCGAAGAACCTTCCTCGTGGTCGCGGGTTACGGCGCGGTGCTGGCCGGGATGAACGCCAGCATCTACCAGGCTTTCGAACGCATCCCGCTGGGAGTGGCCGTCACGATCGAATTCCTGGGGCCGCTCTCGGTGGCCGTGTTCGGCTCGCGGCGCAAACTCGACGTGGTGTGGGCCGTGCTGGCCGCCCTCGGGGTGTTGTTGCTGTCCAGGGTGGAAGGCGGACTCGACCCCGTCGGTGTCGGTTGCGCGCTGCTGGCGGCCGTGTTCTGGGCCGGCTACATCATCATGGGAGCCAAGCTCGGCGACCGGACCACCGGCGGTGGAGGGCTCGCCGTGGGGATGACCGTCGGAGCGGTCCTGGTCCTGCCGTTCGGGGTGGTCGAGTCGAACACCGCCCTGCTGCGTCCCGAAGTGCTGGCGGTGGGGCTGGTGGTCGCCCTGATGTCCTCGGTCCTCCCCTACTCGATGGAGCTGGAGGCCCTGCGGCGCATACCTCCGAGGGTGTTCGGAGTGCTGATGAGCCTGGAACCGGCAGTGGCCGCACTGGCAGGCCTGGTCGTGCTGCGGGAGGGGTTGGGAGCCCTGCAGTGGTTGGCCGTGTGCTGTGTGGTGCTTGCTTCCATCGGGGCTACGAGAAGCGGTCAACGCGGATAG